The proteins below are encoded in one region of Aquisalimonas asiatica:
- the aroK gene encoding shikimate kinase AroK, translating to MSQARHLFLIGPMGAGKSTIGRRLARALELPFMDSDQVIQDRTGVDIPRIFDVEGEAGFRQREKAIIDELTAAPPAVLATGGGAVLDPENRQHLRERGTVVYLETSVDEQLRRTGKDKRRPLLQTADPRARLEELLAERDPLYRETAHLTISTEHGNIGQVVRRILDALDSQYHDHHA from the coding sequence ATGAGCCAAGCGCGGCACCTCTTCCTCATCGGCCCCATGGGCGCCGGCAAATCCACCATCGGGCGACGCCTGGCGCGCGCTCTGGAGCTGCCCTTCATGGACAGTGACCAGGTCATCCAGGACCGCACCGGGGTCGACATCCCGCGCATCTTCGACGTGGAGGGCGAGGCGGGATTCCGCCAGCGCGAGAAGGCCATCATCGACGAGCTCACCGCCGCCCCGCCCGCAGTGCTTGCCACGGGCGGTGGCGCCGTACTCGACCCGGAGAACCGCCAGCATCTGCGCGAGCGCGGCACGGTGGTCTACCTGGAGACCTCCGTGGACGAGCAGCTCCGCCGCACCGGCAAGGACAAGCGACGCCCGCTGCTGCAGACCGCCGACCCGCGCGCACGACTGGAAGAACTCCTCGCCGAACGCGACCCGCTCTATCGCGAAACCGCACACCTGACCATCAGCACCGAGCACGGCAACATCGGCCAGGTGGTACGCAGAATCCTCGACGCACTGGACAGCCAATACCATGACCACCACGCCTGA
- a CDS encoding PilN domain-containing protein yields MTRINLLPWREALKKQRTTEFYVILAITAALAAAVWYAGRWYIGDLVSHQEHRNQMLETEIAQLDRQIEEIDELETVREQLLARMSVIEELQAGRPQVVHLFEEVATTIPDGVYLEQLRQSGDQLTVSGVAQSNARVSTYMENLDESPWLTDPDLDVIEVDDRQGSRVSRFTLRVDQSDPNRNGEGSE; encoded by the coding sequence ATGACGCGCATCAACCTCCTCCCCTGGCGTGAGGCGCTGAAGAAGCAGCGTACCACCGAGTTCTACGTCATCCTCGCCATCACCGCCGCCCTTGCGGCCGCCGTCTGGTACGCCGGGCGCTGGTACATTGGAGACCTGGTCAGCCACCAGGAACACCGCAACCAGATGCTCGAGACCGAGATCGCGCAGCTCGATCGCCAGATCGAAGAGATCGACGAGCTGGAGACCGTGCGCGAGCAGCTGCTGGCGCGCATGAGCGTGATCGAGGAACTGCAGGCAGGCCGGCCCCAGGTGGTGCACCTGTTCGAGGAGGTCGCCACCACCATCCCGGATGGCGTGTACCTGGAGCAGCTGCGCCAGAGCGGCGACCAGCTCACGGTCTCCGGAGTCGCCCAGTCCAACGCCCGGGTCTCCACGTACATGGAGAACCTGGACGAGTCACCGTGGCTGACCGACCCGGACCTGGACGTGATCGAAGTGGATGACCGCCAGGGCAGCCGCGTCAGCCGCTTCACGCTGCGCGTGGACCAGAGCGACCCGAACAGGAACGGGGAGGGATCGGAATGA
- a CDS encoding pilus assembly protein PilP translates to MRTTASRLHPMHMAAVIALMALVLGGCSRDTDDLDEYIEDIHDRPARALEPVPEPEPARSHRYPDLDIRNPFAPLSFAEPDDDGDDAADGPTPDRDRPREPLEAFALDSMRMTGILEQDGSRWALIRDPSGTVHRVQEGNYLGENHGEIKRITEQRVDILELVPAQDGGWRERDASLTTRE, encoded by the coding sequence ATGCGCACGACTGCCTCCCGCCTGCACCCAATGCACATGGCCGCCGTGATTGCCCTCATGGCACTCGTGCTTGGCGGCTGCTCCCGCGACACCGACGACCTGGATGAGTACATCGAGGACATCCATGATCGGCCGGCCCGCGCCCTGGAGCCCGTACCCGAGCCCGAGCCGGCGCGCAGCCACCGTTACCCGGACCTGGACATCCGCAACCCGTTCGCGCCCCTGAGCTTTGCGGAGCCGGACGACGACGGCGACGACGCAGCGGATGGCCCCACACCGGACCGCGACCGCCCCAGGGAGCCCCTGGAGGCGTTTGCACTGGACTCCATGCGGATGACCGGCATTCTGGAACAGGACGGCTCGCGGTGGGCACTCATCCGCGACCCGAGCGGCACCGTTCACCGGGTCCAGGAGGGCAACTACCTGGGCGAGAACCACGGCGAAATCAAGCGCATCACCGAGCAGCGCGTGGACATCCTGGAGCTCGTCCCCGCTCAGGATGGCGGCTGGCGTGAGCGTGACGCGTCGCTGACGACAAGAGAATAA
- a CDS encoding type 4a pilus biogenesis protein PilO: MRLSEINLNELDLNEIGIWPWPAKAVVLILVFALLVGAGWYFDWQDRQDALERAEAEETDLRHRFEVRQERAAALDDYKQQLEEMEESFGAMLRQLPSRVEVAGLLVDISQTGLASGLEFELFRPQETREREFYAEMPIEIEVRGSYHQFGRFVSGVANLPRIVTLHDVEIDDAGGDNGELAMRATARTYWYLDEEDG; the protein is encoded by the coding sequence ATGAGACTCTCCGAGATCAACCTCAACGAACTGGACCTCAACGAGATCGGCATCTGGCCATGGCCGGCCAAGGCTGTGGTCCTGATCCTGGTGTTCGCACTGCTGGTGGGGGCCGGCTGGTACTTCGACTGGCAGGACCGCCAGGACGCGCTTGAGCGCGCCGAGGCCGAGGAAACGGACCTGAGACACCGGTTCGAAGTGCGGCAGGAGCGCGCCGCCGCGCTGGACGACTACAAGCAGCAGCTCGAGGAGATGGAAGAGTCCTTCGGCGCCATGCTGCGTCAGCTTCCGAGCCGCGTCGAGGTGGCCGGGCTGCTGGTGGACATCTCCCAGACCGGACTCGCATCGGGACTGGAGTTCGAGCTGTTCCGGCCGCAGGAGACCCGGGAGCGCGAGTTCTACGCGGAGATGCCCATCGAAATCGAGGTCCGCGGGTCGTATCACCAGTTCGGCCGGTTCGTCAGCGGCGTGGCCAACCTGCCCCGCATCGTCACTCTCCACGACGTGGAAATCGACGACGCGGGTGGTGACAACGGCGAGCTGGCCATGCGGGCCACCGCACGCACTTACTGGTACCTGGACGAGGAGGACGGCTGA
- a CDS encoding deoxyguanosinetriphosphate triphosphohydrolase, translating into MATPEARPLAPYAADPARSRGRVISEESATYRNAFQRDRDRIIHASAFRRLEYKTQVFVNHEGDLFRTRLTHTLEVCQIARTIARALDLNEDLTEAITLAHDLGHTPFGHAGQDALNACMADYGGFEHNLQSLRVVDTLEQRYAAFDGLNLTYETREGILKHCSARQARELGSLGQRFLDRTQPGLEAQLANLADEVAYNSHDVDDGLRAGLLDMDELQELGLLGRLFAEVRERHPEIPRRQLIYETVRRMIAEQVADIIETTTANLRTGAPDSIDAVRDQQEPLLRFSDSMQSEHRELKQFLFRALYRHYRVYRMAEKAKRTIRTLFEAFMDDPDLMPPQHSSRSHRLAADDGAAGRARAVADYIAGMTDRFAIDEQDRLFNPKRLT; encoded by the coding sequence ATGGCCACGCCGGAGGCCCGCCCGCTTGCCCCCTACGCGGCCGACCCCGCACGCAGTCGCGGGCGCGTCATCAGCGAGGAGAGTGCCACCTACCGCAACGCCTTCCAGCGCGACCGCGACCGCATCATCCACGCGTCCGCATTCCGCCGCCTGGAATACAAGACGCAGGTCTTCGTGAACCACGAGGGCGACCTGTTCCGGACCCGGCTCACGCACACCCTGGAGGTCTGCCAGATTGCCCGGACCATCGCCCGGGCCCTGGACCTCAACGAGGACCTCACCGAGGCCATCACCCTGGCCCACGACCTGGGCCACACACCCTTCGGCCACGCCGGCCAGGACGCCCTGAACGCCTGCATGGCGGATTACGGCGGCTTTGAACACAACCTCCAGTCCCTGCGGGTGGTGGACACCCTGGAGCAGCGCTACGCCGCCTTCGACGGCCTCAACCTCACCTACGAAACCCGCGAGGGCATTCTCAAGCACTGTTCCGCGCGCCAGGCCCGGGAGCTGGGGTCACTGGGCCAGCGCTTTCTCGACCGGACCCAACCGGGTCTGGAGGCGCAGCTCGCCAATCTGGCCGACGAAGTGGCGTACAACAGCCACGACGTGGACGACGGCCTGCGCGCCGGCCTGCTGGACATGGACGAACTGCAGGAGCTGGGCCTGCTCGGGCGACTGTTCGCCGAAGTGCGGGAGCGCCACCCGGAGATCCCCCGCCGGCAGCTGATCTACGAGACGGTGCGACGCATGATCGCCGAGCAGGTGGCCGACATCATCGAGACCACCACGGCCAACCTGCGCACCGGGGCGCCCGATTCCATCGACGCCGTACGCGATCAGCAGGAACCGCTGCTGCGGTTCAGCGATTCCATGCAGTCGGAACACCGGGAATTGAAGCAGTTCCTGTTTCGGGCGCTCTATCGGCACTATCGTGTCTACCGGATGGCGGAGAAGGCGAAGCGCACGATTCGCACCCTGTTCGAGGCCTTCATGGATGACCCGGACCTCATGCCGCCGCAGCACAGCAGCCGCAGCCACCGGCTGGCAGCAGATGACGGAGCAGCGGGCCGGGCGCGCGCGGTGGCCGACTACATCGCCGGCATGACCGACCGGTTCGCCATCGACGAGCAGGACCGACTGTTCAACCCGAAGCGCCTGACGTGA
- a CDS encoding outer membrane protein, with product MTTRIQGSAMAVGLLAALGTATPAMAADHYEGVYLGVLGGWSNFDTEVDANDTSIDGASAAGPTMGVVLGTSQSEDGAFLGLEVHATYSDAEYEQQNGGDRQTLTASTGLGITARVGGLVEDNTLLYGLAGWQQTRVELETVNGGVDSDSTDMAGVRFGGGVEFTNAARNFVRFEYSAVVHKTTELEAGGETFDVAPVAHHFQVGLGYRF from the coding sequence ATGACAACGCGCATACAGGGATCGGCCATGGCCGTTGGTCTGCTCGCCGCACTTGGAACCGCAACGCCCGCCATGGCGGCGGATCACTACGAGGGCGTCTACCTGGGCGTCCTCGGCGGCTGGAGCAACTTCGACACGGAAGTGGACGCGAACGACACCAGCATCGACGGCGCCAGTGCCGCCGGCCCCACCATGGGGGTGGTGCTCGGCACCAGCCAGTCCGAGGACGGCGCGTTCCTCGGACTGGAGGTGCACGCCACCTACAGCGACGCCGAGTATGAGCAGCAGAACGGTGGCGACCGACAGACGCTCACCGCCAGCACCGGGCTGGGCATCACCGCGCGCGTGGGCGGCCTGGTGGAGGACAACACCCTCCTCTACGGCCTGGCCGGCTGGCAGCAGACGCGCGTGGAACTGGAAACCGTCAACGGGGGCGTCGACTCCGACTCCACCGACATGGCCGGCGTACGCTTCGGCGGCGGCGTGGAGTTCACCAACGCCGCCCGCAACTTCGTACGCTTCGAGTACAGCGCCGTGGTCCACAAGACCACCGAACTGGAAGCCGGCGGCGAAACCTTCGACGTGGCGCCGGTGGCCCACCACTTCCAGGTGGGGCTCGGCTACCGCTTCTGA
- a CDS encoding pilus assembly protein PilM — MGLFRKKSPPLLGIDISSSAVKLLELKRQDGRFRVESYAVEPLPSSAVVEKTVADIDAVSEAIKAAVKRSRTKVRAAALAVPASAAISKTIAMPADLGEQELEAQIELQADQYVPYPLDEVNMDFQVMGPATDGSGVDVLLVASRSDNVDSRVDACEAAGLTPHIMDVESYATETAFGLIATELPGKGKDQTVAVLDVGAAMTTLTVLTDRQIIYTREQVFGGRQLTEEIQGRYGMTFEEADRAKRQGELPDGYQEEVLEPFRQTMAQQVVRSLQFFYGASQHNSVDALVLAGGCAGIPGAAELIQQESDVATYVANPFAGMAVASRIKKQRLNEDAPGLIIACGLAMRSFDA; from the coding sequence GTGGGACTCTTTCGCAAGAAAAGTCCACCGCTGCTGGGCATCGACATCAGCTCGTCGGCTGTCAAGCTGCTCGAACTGAAGCGCCAGGACGGCCGGTTTCGAGTGGAGAGCTACGCTGTCGAGCCTCTGCCGTCCAGTGCAGTGGTGGAGAAGACGGTCGCGGACATTGACGCCGTGTCCGAAGCCATCAAGGCCGCAGTCAAGCGCTCACGCACCAAGGTGCGCGCGGCAGCACTGGCGGTTCCCGCGTCGGCCGCGATCAGCAAGACCATCGCCATGCCCGCCGATCTCGGCGAGCAGGAGCTGGAGGCACAGATCGAGCTGCAGGCGGACCAGTACGTCCCCTACCCCCTCGACGAAGTGAACATGGACTTCCAGGTCATGGGGCCGGCGACGGACGGCAGCGGCGTGGACGTCCTGCTGGTCGCCTCCCGCTCCGACAACGTGGACAGCCGCGTCGACGCCTGCGAGGCGGCCGGGCTGACGCCACACATCATGGACGTGGAGAGCTACGCCACGGAAACCGCCTTCGGCCTGATCGCCACAGAGCTTCCCGGCAAGGGCAAGGATCAGACCGTCGCCGTGCTCGACGTGGGGGCGGCCATGACGACGCTGACCGTGCTCACCGACCGCCAGATCATCTACACGCGCGAACAGGTCTTCGGTGGACGCCAGCTGACCGAGGAAATCCAGGGTCGCTACGGCATGACGTTCGAAGAGGCCGATCGTGCGAAACGCCAGGGCGAACTCCCGGACGGCTATCAGGAGGAGGTCCTCGAGCCGTTCAGACAGACCATGGCCCAGCAGGTCGTGCGCTCGCTGCAGTTCTTCTACGGCGCCAGCCAGCACAACAGTGTCGACGCCCTGGTGCTCGCCGGTGGCTGTGCCGGCATTCCGGGCGCCGCCGAACTCATCCAGCAGGAGAGCGATGTCGCCACCTACGTGGCGAATCCGTTCGCCGGCATGGCCGTCGCCTCCCGGATCAAGAAGCAGCGGCTGAACGAGGACGCGCCCGGGCTGATTATCGCCTGCGGCCTGGCCATGAGGAGTTTCGACGCATGA
- the pilQ gene encoding type IV pilus secretin PilQ, with protein sequence MTTFAKDRAGRVASAQDRRRSPTTRLGTRLLMTAAGLLMAAEALAENALRDISYSTLPGNRVQISVELENPPEEPSSFTIDDPARITFDFPDTRNRLESRSMQIGVGAIEGVSSAEADGRSRLVLNLSEMTEYDTRIEGNTLHIFLGGAPADAPADTAEDTAATTLGDDAPTTAPPGSALEDIDFQRGSDGAGRVVIELNDDRVPVDLRRSDGQIQARFRDTEVPERLQRRLNVVDFATPVETIETRQDGSDTLMRIQPIEGEDYDYMGYQAGNQFTIEFRPVTEEEREAEEPEYTGERLSLSFQDIEVRSVLQIIADFTGLNVVVSDSVTGNITLRLQNVPWDQALDIILQTKGLDKRVTGNVMLVGPADEIAARERQQLEAQQELEEMAPLRSEFFEINYSTAAELAGLIRSEETSLLSSRGQVAIDERTNTLIIRDTDQNLSSIRSLVNRLDVPVRQVLIESRIVIANDDFSRDLGVRFGASASGSDAVIGGTQDGAFEFDQTTGFETPAGSGQEGLMVDLPVDSAAGSVGLAVGRIGDRLLQLELSAMETEGRGEVVSSPRVITSNQKTASIRQGVEIPYQEATASGATNVSFQEALLALDVTPQITPDERIIMDLEVSQDTVGQVFDGVPSIDTQSVTTQVLVDNGETVVLGGIYERERREQESRVPFFGSLPAVGWLFRNRQAVDENSELLIFVTPRILQESLSGDSAR encoded by the coding sequence ATGACGACGTTTGCGAAGGACAGGGCAGGGAGAGTCGCCTCGGCGCAGGACCGGCGGCGCAGCCCGACTACGCGACTGGGCACACGACTGCTGATGACGGCAGCCGGGCTGCTGATGGCGGCGGAAGCGCTGGCGGAGAACGCACTGCGGGATATCAGTTACTCCACCCTGCCGGGCAACCGCGTGCAGATCTCGGTGGAACTGGAGAATCCGCCCGAGGAGCCCAGCAGCTTCACCATCGACGACCCCGCGCGCATCACCTTCGACTTCCCGGATACGCGCAATCGCCTCGAGAGCCGCAGCATGCAGATTGGCGTGGGCGCCATCGAGGGCGTCTCCTCGGCGGAGGCAGATGGCCGCTCGCGCCTGGTGCTGAACCTCTCGGAGATGACCGAGTACGACACCCGCATCGAAGGCAACACCCTGCACATCTTCCTCGGCGGCGCCCCGGCAGACGCGCCCGCGGACACCGCCGAAGACACCGCCGCCACCACTCTCGGCGACGACGCGCCGACGACCGCGCCGCCCGGCAGTGCACTGGAGGACATCGACTTCCAGCGCGGCAGCGACGGCGCCGGCCGGGTTGTCATCGAACTCAACGATGACCGCGTGCCGGTGGATCTGCGCCGCAGCGACGGACAGATCCAGGCCCGCTTCCGGGACACCGAGGTCCCGGAGCGCCTGCAACGGCGGCTCAACGTGGTCGACTTCGCCACCCCCGTGGAGACCATCGAGACCCGCCAGGATGGCAGCGACACACTGATGCGGATCCAGCCCATCGAGGGCGAGGATTACGATTACATGGGCTATCAGGCCGGCAATCAATTCACCATCGAGTTCCGGCCGGTCACGGAGGAGGAGCGCGAAGCCGAGGAGCCCGAATACACCGGTGAACGGCTGTCCCTGAGCTTCCAGGACATCGAGGTCCGCTCGGTACTGCAGATCATCGCCGACTTCACCGGGCTGAATGTGGTGGTGAGCGACTCCGTCACCGGGAACATCACCCTGCGCCTGCAGAACGTCCCCTGGGACCAGGCCCTGGACATCATTCTGCAGACCAAGGGCCTCGACAAGCGGGTCACCGGCAACGTCATGCTGGTCGGGCCAGCGGACGAGATCGCCGCCCGCGAACGCCAGCAGCTCGAGGCGCAACAGGAACTCGAGGAGATGGCGCCGTTGCGCTCGGAGTTCTTCGAGATCAACTACTCCACCGCGGCCGAGCTGGCGGGTCTGATCCGCTCGGAGGAGACCTCGCTGCTGTCCAGCCGTGGACAGGTGGCCATCGACGAGCGGACCAACACGCTCATCATCCGCGACACCGACCAGAACCTCTCCAGCATCCGTTCCCTGGTGAACCGGCTGGACGTCCCGGTGCGCCAGGTGCTGATCGAGTCGCGCATCGTTATCGCCAATGACGACTTCAGCCGCGATCTGGGCGTGCGCTTCGGCGCCAGCGCCAGCGGCAGTGACGCCGTCATCGGCGGCACCCAGGACGGCGCCTTCGAGTTCGACCAGACCACCGGCTTCGAGACCCCCGCGGGCAGCGGCCAGGAGGGCCTGATGGTCGACCTGCCGGTGGACAGTGCGGCAGGCTCCGTCGGCCTGGCTGTGGGCCGTATCGGCGACCGCCTGCTGCAGCTGGAACTCTCGGCCATGGAGACGGAGGGTCGCGGCGAGGTGGTCTCCAGCCCGCGCGTGATCACGTCGAACCAGAAGACCGCGAGCATCCGCCAGGGCGTGGAGATTCCCTACCAGGAGGCCACGGCCAGCGGCGCCACCAACGTCTCGTTCCAGGAGGCGCTGCTGGCGCTGGACGTGACGCCGCAGATCACGCCGGACGAGCGCATCATCATGGACCTGGAGGTCAGCCAGGACACGGTCGGCCAGGTCTTCGACGGCGTGCCCAGCATCGACACCCAGTCCGTCACCACCCAGGTGCTGGTGGACAATGGCGAGACGGTGGTGCTTGGCGGCATCTACGAACGTGAGCGGCGGGAGCAGGAATCCCGGGTGCCGTTCTTCGGCTCCCTGCCCGCCGTGGGCTGGCTGTTCCGCAACCGGCAGGCGGTGGACGAGAACAGCGAGCTGCTGATCTTCGTCACACCCCGAATCCTGCAGGAGAGCCTCTCCGGCGATTCAGCCCGATAG
- the aroB gene encoding 3-dehydroquinate synthase encodes MTTTPDPRHLQVDLGERSYTILIGPGQLGTRTPLADWLPGRQALVVTNDTIAPLYLQPVLDALSGLQVEAITLPDGEAHKTVASCERVWTRLLELRFDRSCTVIALGGGVIGDLAGFAAAAYQRGVAFVQIPTTLLAQVDSSVGGKTGVNHPLGKNMIGAFHQPRGVIADTDVLASLPAREMSAGVAEVIKYGLIRDADFFAWLEDNIDALLAREPEALAYAIERSCANKADVVAADEREQGVRATLNLGHTFGHAIETATGYSTWLHGEAVGAGMAMAAHLAEAMDWLSATDRARVEALIQRAGLPLAPPRSMTSEQFLQLMAVDKKAQGGHIRLVLQQGIGHAVVTDAVPDDRLRATLNHYTDGN; translated from the coding sequence ATGACCACCACGCCTGATCCGCGCCACCTGCAGGTGGACCTCGGCGAGCGCAGCTACACCATTCTGATCGGGCCCGGTCAGCTCGGCACCCGCACGCCGCTGGCAGACTGGCTGCCGGGCAGACAGGCCCTGGTGGTGACCAACGACACGATCGCGCCGCTGTACCTGCAGCCGGTTCTGGACGCCCTCTCCGGGCTGCAGGTGGAGGCAATCACCCTGCCGGATGGCGAAGCACACAAGACCGTGGCCAGCTGTGAGCGGGTCTGGACCCGACTGCTGGAGCTGCGGTTCGACCGCAGCTGCACCGTCATCGCCCTGGGTGGCGGCGTCATCGGTGATCTCGCCGGTTTCGCCGCCGCCGCCTACCAGCGCGGCGTCGCCTTCGTGCAGATCCCGACCACGCTGCTGGCGCAGGTGGACTCCTCCGTGGGCGGCAAGACGGGCGTGAATCACCCGCTCGGCAAGAACATGATCGGCGCCTTCCATCAGCCCCGCGGCGTCATTGCCGACACCGACGTGCTCGCCTCCCTTCCCGCGCGGGAGATGTCCGCCGGCGTGGCGGAGGTCATCAAGTACGGTCTCATCCGCGACGCCGACTTCTTCGCCTGGCTGGAGGACAACATCGACGCGCTGCTGGCACGGGAGCCCGAGGCGCTCGCCTACGCCATCGAACGCTCGTGCGCCAACAAGGCGGATGTGGTGGCGGCGGATGAACGCGAGCAGGGCGTGCGCGCCACGCTCAACCTGGGCCACACCTTCGGCCACGCCATCGAGACCGCCACCGGCTACAGCACCTGGCTGCACGGCGAAGCGGTGGGCGCCGGCATGGCCATGGCCGCGCACCTGGCGGAGGCGATGGATTGGCTGTCCGCCACTGATCGCGCCCGCGTGGAGGCGCTGATCCAGCGCGCCGGCCTTCCCCTCGCACCGCCCCGGTCCATGACCAGCGAGCAGTTTCTGCAACTGATGGCGGTGGACAAGAAGGCCCAGGGCGGGCACATCCGCCTGGTCCTGCAGCAGGGCATCGGCCACGCGGTGGTCACCGACGCAGTGCCGGATGACCGCCTGCGCGCCACCCTGAACCACTACACGGACGGCAACTGA